A segment of the Candidatus Jettenia caeni genome:
TAATTCCCTTGCAAATCTTTCAGAAGTATATTCAGGAAAACAGACAGAAATCACCGCAACTGTCGCCTGGCATCCCATAGCCGCCACATCGCTGATATTACTTGCAATAGCCTTTCTGCCAACATCGCGGATAGTGCATTTCTTAAGATCAAAATGTGTACCCTCTACCATCATATCTGTCGTAATGAGGCATAATTTATCCGAAGAAACATCTATTACCGCACAGTCATCTCCAATACCTACAAGAACATCTCTCCGTCTCTTCTGCTGTTTCCGGATCCATTGTATAAATGAGAACTCACCCATAAAAGACCTTTATGTGTTAACTGAAAAATAAACCCTGTCTGGAATATACTGCTTAGCACTTACCATAATAACTCTAATAACCGATAATTTTCTTTTCGCATTCACGATAATCCCCGATTTTCTCATGATAACATTTTTGATTTATCCAACTCAACATTTTAAATTTATATCTCTCCATAATATTTTATTTTTCACACTCTATTTTAATTTGATTTACTACTTTTTTTGGTCAAAAAGAATCAGAATAACGCCCTTAAGAATTTGAATAAAAAAGTTTTTTAAATTGCAAAAATAGGAGATTTGGTAATAAACTATAGAAAACAGACCCATAAATTTTTTAAAGTTAGGAATATAATAAATGCCAAATACTTTCAAGGGTAATTTTGCAGCCACTGCGATTGGCAGCCTCCCCCATACAGATACTGAAACAGCTTGTAAACTTATGCTCAGGTCACTGCCGGAGATTCCCTGTTGGCCTCAATTACCAAGGCATAGCAAAAAAGAGGATATGTGTATTCAGTATACGGAAGGGCTACCCTGCGCTGTGATACATGAAGATGAAAAGACGGTAAGTATTGACCTTTCTCTGGATACTTCAAGTGCGTTAGAGCATTTTTATGAAGCATTTCTAAAAAATGATCCTGATGTATTCCTGATAAGCCCCGATTATGCAGTAGGATTTTACACAATGATTGACCAGCTCAATAAATCTCCCCAAGCATCTCCCCGTGCAGTAAAAGGACAGGTTGCCGGCCCAATTACCCTGGCAGGATCTTTAAAATTATCGACTGGCATTACCGCTCTGTATGATGAGCAATTTTTCGATGTAATTATTAAATTAATATCAATGAAGGCCTACTGGCAATTTACGAAATTATCCCAATATGGCCTTCCGGTTATTATCTTCATAGACGAGCCTTATCTTACCAGTTTTGGTTCGGCATTTATGAATATAAGCCGGGAAAGGGCAATTCATGCCCTCAACGAAGCTTATGAAGTCGTTCAAACACAGGGAGGATTAACAGGAACCCATTGTTGTGGTAATACGGATTGGGCCATGCTTATGGACTCGAAAGTAGATATCGTCAGTTTTGACGCTTATGAGTTTATGGACAAGTACCTGATGTTTTGGCGTGAAATTAAGACATTCCTTGACAGAGGAGGTTACCTGGCATGGGGCATTGTACCAACTTCTTCAAAAATCAATAGCATATCTTTACATGATCTGGTAAAAAAACTGAAGGAAGGTATCCAATTTCTTGTTGAGAAAGGAATACCCAGAACATTGATCCAGGAAAGATCTATTATCACACCCAGTTGTGGAACAGGAACACTGACAATTGATGAGGCAGAAAAAGTAATGACATTAACATATGACTTGTCCATGACAATGAAAGATTAGTCTCTTAACGAAATTTATGAATTCCGGCGTAAGACTGAAAGAATCTAAAATCGTAAATCCGAAATTTTTAACTGAAATTCTACACAAATCTATGCATAATATAAATATCAACAAGACCCAGCTTCTGATGATTAAATGCCTTCGGTATAGTACCTGCAATCTTAAATCCAAGTTTTAACCACAACTGTACTGCAACAATATTTGTGCTAACAACAAAATTAAATTGTAGTGCAGAAAAGCCCGATTTTTTCGCTTGTTTTATGGAATGACTCCCCATAGCCCTGCCAATACCATGTCTACGGGCTTCAGGATGTACCATATAAGCTGCATTTGCAACATGAGCGCCAAGTCCAGGTTGATTTTTCCTCAGGATGTATGTTCCCAGAATCTTATCCTGTAATTCTGCAACATATGTATGGACAGGAGGCGACATCCATAAGATTCTGCAATCTTCTTTCCTTGATTTTGGATCAAAGGCAAAGGTATCTCCCCTTTTCACCACTTGATGGAAAATATCCCATATATCTTCAAAATCCGCTTCTTTTGCTTTCCGAATCTTAATCATATTTTGATCAGATAAACCCCGTACCATACAACTCGTAACTAGCAACACGCTATACTTGTTATAGCTATACCCATGAGGTAAACACCACCGGATTTACACAATTTTCAGGCTTCCGCTTACTTAATACTGTAATGATACTCTCAGCAGCCATGATAGACATCCTGGTACGTGTCTCTATGGTAGCGCTCCCAAGATGGGGCGCAAGTACAACATTGTCTAGCTCTGCTAAACCTGGCTTCAATTTTGGCTCATCCTCATAGACATCTAACCCTGCTCCTGCAATTTGCCTATTCCTTAACGCACTTACTAAAGCGACTTCGTCAATAACTGCCCCACGTGCCGTATTAATAAGATACGCTGTTCTCTTCATCAGAGAAAATTCTTTTGCGCTCATGAGGTGTTTCGTTTTCTCAGAAAAAGGGGTATGGATAGAAATGAAATCAGATTCCCGTAATAACGTCTCTAATTCTACTCTTTTAGCGCCAAATTTTTCCTCCAAGAGAACATTTCTGTTCCCTTGTGTCGTGTAAAGGATCTTCATATTCCATCCTCGCGACCTCATTGCCATAGCCGTCCCAATTCTGCCTGCTCCGATAATACCAAGGGTCCTTCCTATAATATCACCACCCAGCAGAAACATAGGCGCCCAACCGGTAAATTTACCGGCACGGGTAAGTTTATCACCTTCGATAATCCTCCGGGCAACGGAAAAAAGCAATGCCCAGGCCATATCGGCCGTGCTATCTGTCAATACGCCCGGTGTATTCGTTACCACAATGCCCTTCTCAGTAGCAGCGTTGATATCAATATTATCATATCCCACGGCATAATTGGCAATAACTTTCAGGCCTTTTGCCTCATGTATCAAATGTGCATCTATCTTATCTGAAAGCATCGTAAGTATTGCATCCCTGCCTTTTACCTGTTTCAGAAGCTCATAATAGGTTAACGGCCTGTCATAGGGATTCATTTCTACTGTTTGGCAAAACTTCTTTAATAAGGTAATACCCTCTTCAGGAATTTGCCGGGTAATGAAAGCATTCGAAGACATCGTTTTCCCCTTTTGCCTGTTTTTTCTATAGATACCTTAAAGAGAAACACTCCTGGTTGTTGTTCTCTTACTCTGTAGTTACGTAGATCATATATAGGGCGAGGCTTTAGCCTTGCCAGGCAACCCTGAAGGGTTGCCCTACGGAATTGGAAATTCCTCAGCGTTAAACGAGGATATACCATAAATTCTGATAAAGTTATCTATATGGATTATATTTAGCCTGAACTATCTCAATTATTTTTTATCCAGTTCTCTTGCCGCATGCATGGCGTTTGGCATGAATTATTTACAATATTCTTTATATAAAATCATATAGTTTAGAATTAATTTCGTTGCCTCAGGGCGTAAGTCCTGCTTAAGATTCTTATTTCTTAAGACCCTTTCTGTAAGTTTCCATACTTCGCACCAATCTTTATCAAGCACCGTTTGTGCTTTTGCAAGGGCCAGAATAATTGAAACAGTAAAACTATCCTTCTTCATCTCGTACGCCTCCTCAAGTAACGGTATGGCAATCTCCGGATGAAAATAGTTATCTATTACCATAAGATAACCAAGGCAAAATATTTCATCTGCGCTGAGGAAATCGGTGTCCAGTTCTGTAAACGGTACATGGTATAATAATGACAGATAATACATATAAAACTCCGCATTGTTCTTTCCTTCAAACTTCCACGAGAGGGCATTAATTACCGCAGCCTTAACATCTATAGGATTCTCCGGGGACGATAGAAATTCCGCAATTTCTATACCCATCACACCTTCTAAATGCGCCCTTTGAACCATTTTGACATCCAGATAAGGTTTATAAAAACTGGTAGATGTAATTGGTGAATCCGCATGGCTGGTTGACGAAAATATACCTGAAAAGATAAACGGCAATTTCAACAAGAGAACGAGCAATAATTTCTTTTTCATCATTAAAATCCTTTTCTTCTGATATGATATCCTGTATCTGGATTATCCAAAAATTTCAAGCAACTATTTTAACCTTTCCGTTTTACGCAATAAAGAGATATCTGTTTTTTTATCAGACTGATGCGGATTGAATCTTCAACCTTTTTTATGACGGAAAGGTTCAACAAACGGTGTCTTAAGCATGCCCCAGGTTGTTTGCCATTCATCTGCATCATAGGCATTAAGCCCGTAGCGAAGGGAGTGGAAATCCTCCCGTAAACGGAAACTCCCAAAAATACGATCCCAAAAAGAAAAAACACTTGCATAGTCTGAATCGGTCTCCGGCCTCCACCGCGAATGGTGTACCCTATGCATATTTGGCATGACAATAATAGTTCGGAGATATCGATCCCATCGTTCCGGGATATTGACATTACTATGATGAAGTTGGATTATAGGTAATAAGATAATTTCATACAGGATTAATTGCCACAGGCTCATACCAATCAAAGGAACAACGGCAAACCTCAAAAGAGACGAGAATACCATTTCTCCGGTATGGAACCGCAAGGCAGTAGTTACATCCATTTCGTTGTCGCTATGATGCATACGGTGAAAGCGCCATAAAAAAGGAATGCGATGATTGCCAAGATGCCATAGGTACATCCACCCATCCATAAGGACAATAGCCAGTATAGTGCTGAACCAGATGTTCATATCCAAACCGCGAGTAATTCCCAGAGAAAGGGATTCTCCCCAACCAAGCGCTATAGCAGTCGGTTTCAAAAATAACAAGCCGAGCACCAATGTGTTAATGAGTGCAATACTCAAATTACGCCCCGCATGTTTGATTCTTCCTTTTCTGCCCTTAAAAAAGGGAATCCACATTTCAAGACTCCAGATGAGTAATAACACTCCTATAGTAGCAATTGCCTTTACACTGTTCAGAATAGCTAACTCCCTATTGAGTTTGGATTATTTCGGATATTCCTTTCCTTTGGGAACAGGCTGCTTCTCCCAGACATCCTCCATCCTGTTATATCCCCAGGTATACCTCTCCCTATTGTTTATCTTGTGGATAGAAATGTTGTCTTCATCAACCTCCAGTTCATATCTCGTTCCATTATGCACAAAGAAATCCAGATCATACCTGCTATCATCCATCCCTCTAAACTCAGCACAAACAAAATATTTATTATCTTTTGTTTGCGCAAGTCTGTCTTGATGTATCTTTACAAGATTTAACGCTAACCAGGTATCTGTCTTCTCATCGTAAAATTTAAAGACATCATTCTCGGAATCATCCTGAATATATTTCTCAACAACATTTGCTACATCCTCCAGGGTTACCTCTTCGCTGAGGCCTGCGGCATATTCAGGATGTTCGGGTAGGCGCTCCGTTTGTTCCTCTGCCGTATATTCATTTTCTTCTCCAGATTCCTCCTCTCGCTCCTCTATAGCTGACGGACGTTCACTCTCTTCCTCAGCACTCCCTTCTTCAAATTCCCTCATACCGGTTGGATGCTCATGAGCACAGGAAACAATCCCTCCCAGGATAAACAACGAAATGATAACAGTCGCAAGGGTTTTACTTCGCATCATAGGTAAAAGCATTGTCGTACCTCCTTTTTGAAAAGTAAATAAATTTATACTGATAATTGAATCTTTTTTAAATATTCAATCCTCTCTGTAGCCTGTTTTATTCTAATGGAAATCAATCCCCGTATAGAACCAAATAATTCCTTTGATTGCTGTTCATCTACAATGCACGTATAAGCATCTGTCGCCTTGTTATAGTAATCCTCCTGTTCTTTCTCATACAGCAAGGCTAATTCTTCATAAAGATTTCCGATACGGTACTGCGCATTCACAGGTGTTATCCCTTCGAACTTCTCTATTATCTCGCCAAACTTTACTATCGCTTTTTTATAATATATTTTTGCACCTTCATCATCACCAATATCATAGAGTGCAAGACCTACGTAGTGATATGCTTCTGCCAGTGCATATGAGTGTTCCTGCGCTTCTTTTATATGCCCTTCCTTCAGTTCATCCATCATATTCTCATATCTTCTTTCCATCGCTTCGACAAGACTAATACTCAGGGGAATATGAGCATCTTCCAGTTCATTTTGGCTTTCTATTCTTATCCGTGGAAGGAGTAATTTTGTGAGACTGTCCAGACCCAATCCTTGAACACGGTAAAGATCACTTACGGAACGAAATGTCTTCTTTTCCCTTTTATAATTAAGAATACTGTCTATCTCGTCTTGTATCATTCCGAATTCTTTCCTCAGGAATAGAGAAAGTTCATCATCGTTTGCCAGATTCAACTTCTTCTGTAATCCAAGTAATTTGGTAAGAATGGCTAATTTATAGGAAGGTTTTTTCCCATGTAATACCGTCCTCCTAAGAAAAATAAGCCAGGGCGCTCTACAAAAGGGCTTTACATATCCTTCATTCCCATAAAAAACTTCCAGTGCAATTCCCAGCTTATATCGTTCCCAACCTTCTGGTTCTTTATATTCATGTTCCTCATATACTCTGTCAATCAGATGAAAATATTCTTCCATCATCCCCTTCATATGGATAGAATCCACCTTCCGATAAAGTTTCAATTCATGTGTGCTATATTTCAAAGCTTCTTTATAGTAATTGATAGCTTCCCCATATTGGCGGTAATGGCAATACTTATCGCCGAGATACTCGTAGAATCTTTTTATCATTCTTGCAGATCTGAT
Coding sequences within it:
- a CDS encoding D-isomer specific 2-hydroxyacid dehydrogenase NAD-binding protein, with product MSSNAFITRQIPEEGITLLKKFCQTVEMNPYDRPLTYYELLKQVKGRDAILTMLSDKIDAHLIHEAKGLKVIANYAVGYDNIDINAATEKGIVVTNTPGVLTDSTADMAWALLFSVARRIIEGDKLTRAGKFTGWAPMFLLGGDIIGRTLGIIGAGRIGTAMAMRSRGWNMKILYTTQGNRNVLLEEKFGAKRVELETLLRESDFISIHTPFSEKTKHLMSAKEFSLMKRTAYLINTARGAVIDEVALVSALRNRQIAGAGLDVYEDEPKLKPGLAELDNVVLAPHLGSATIETRTRMSIMAAESIITVLSKRKPENCVNPVVFTSWV
- a CDS encoding putative acetyltransferase is translated as MVRGLSDQNMIKIRKAKEADFEDIWDIFHQVVKRGDTFAFDPKSRKEDCRILWMSPPVHTYVAELQDKILGTYILRKNQPGLGAHVANAAYMVHPEARRHGIGRAMGSHSIKQAKKSGFSALQFNFVVSTNIVAVQLWLKLGFKIAGTIPKAFNHQKLGLVDIYIMHRFV
- a CDS encoding fatty acid hydroxylase; translated protein: MWIPFFKGRKGRIKHAGRNLSIALINTLVLGLLFLKPTAIALGWGESLSLGITRGLDMNIWFSTILAIVLMDGWMYLWHLGNHRIPFLWRFHRMHHSDNEMDVTTALRFHTGEMVFSSLLRFAVVPLIGMSLWQLILYEIILLPIIQLHHSNVNIPERWDRYLRTIIVMPNMHRVHHSRWRPETDSDYASVFSFWDRIFGSFRLREDFHSLRYGLNAYDADEWQTTWGMLKTPFVEPFRHKKG